In the Blautia coccoides genome, GTGAATTGAAATTGCCTTGCTTTCACAATATTATTTGCGACATCACGTCTCTGGCTTTGTGCCGGAGTGAATTGAAATTCTGATGCAGTTATAGCATTCTGCACAGAGATTCGTCTCTGGCTTTGTGCCGGAGTGAATTGAAATAGCAAAAGCAGGAGGCGCAGAGGTATCAGACTCCGGTCTCTGGCTTTGTGCCGGAGTGAATTGAAATATTATTATCAATATAGCAGATGCAAAGATACTAGTCTCTGGCTTTGTGCCGGAGTGGATTGAAATTTTGACGGATTTCACAAAGTTCTCAGGGGCCTTGTCTCTAGCTTTGCGCTGGGGTGGATTGAAATCTGCTGAAGCTGGGGAAAAACATTTTCAGCCAGGTCTCCAGCTTCGCACTGGAGTATAAGCACAAAAATCACTACAAGCACAAAACACAGGAGATACCCATATGATATACCTGGAAACAGAACGTCTCATCTTACGGGATTACACAGAGAACGATGCAGAAGAGTACAGCAGACTTATGGCTGATGATCAGGTGATGTATTATCTTCGGGATATTCAACACCATTCCAGAGAGGAATCGGAAGAGAATTTTAGAAATATCCTTCTGGATATGCGGGAGAAGGACAGGCAAAGATATTTTCTTCATATACAGAAAAAAGATACAGGAGAACAGATTGGAAGCATTGGTTATACGGTCACGGATACAACTCCGGCAGGAAAACTGGTGCATCTGGGATATTTTACATATCCGAAATACTGGGGTTGCGGTTATGTGACTGAGGCGCTTGAAAAGGTAATGGAATTTGCTTTTTCCCAGGATGGTGTATACCGCATCACCACCGGATGCCTCAGAGAAAACCGAGGCTCCGAGCGTGTTATGCAGAAATGCGGAATGATAAGAGAGGCAGAACATGTGGACTATGAGTGGCATGACGGCAAAATGAAAACACGCAT is a window encoding:
- a CDS encoding GNAT family N-acetyltransferase is translated as MIYLETERLILRDYTENDAEEYSRLMADDQVMYYLRDIQHHSREESEENFRNILLDMREKDRQRYFLHIQKKDTGEQIGSIGYTVTDTTPAGKLVHLGYFTYPKYWGCGYVTEALEKVMEFAFSQDGVYRITTGCLRENRGSERVMQKCGMIREAEHVDYEWHDGKMKTRMEYRMLKSDWEKMRQDSTGLNPSKSTKV